The following are from one region of the Neurospora crassa OR74A linkage group III, whole genome shotgun sequence genome:
- a CDS encoding bifunctional D12/D15 fatty acid desaturase: MTVTTRSHKAAAATEPEVVSTGVDAVSAAAPSSSSSSSSQKSAEPIEYPDIKTIRDAIPDHCFRPRVWISMAYFIRDFAMAFGLGYLAWQYIPLIASTPLRYGAWALYGYLQGLVCTGIWILAHECGHGAFSRHTWFNNVMGWIGHSFLLVPYFSWKFSHHRHHRFTGHMEKDMAFVPATEADRNQRKLANLYMDKETAEMFEDVPIVQLVKLIAHQLAGWQMYLLFNVSAGKGSKQWETGKGGMGWLRVSHFEPSSAVFRNSEAIYIALSDLGLMIMGYILYQAAQVVGWQMVGLLYFQQYFWVHHWLVAITYLHHTHEEVHHFDADSWTFVKGALATVDRDFGFIGKHLFHNIIDHHVVHHLFPRIPFYYAEEATNSIRPMLGPLYHRDDRSFMGQLWYNFTHCKWVVPDPQVPGALIWAHTVQSTQ; this comes from the exons ATGACGGTCACCACCCGCAGCCACAAGGCCGCGGCCGCCACCGAGCCCGAGGTTGTCAGCACCGGCGTTGACGCcgtctctgctgctgctccctcctcctcctcctcctcttccagccAAAAGTCGGCCGAGCCCATCGAATACCCCGACATCAAGACCATCCGCGACGCCATCCCCGACCACTGCTTCCGCCCGCGCGTCTGGATCTCCATGGCCTACTTCATCCGCGACTTCGCCATGGCCTTTGGCCTCGGCTACCTCGCCTGGCAGTACATCCCCCTGATCGCCTCCACCCCGCTCCGCTACGGCGCCTGGGCTCTGTACGGCTACCTCCAGGGTCTCGTCTGCACGGGCATCTGGATTCTGGCGCACGAGTGCGGCCACGGCGCCTTCTCGAGGCACACGTGGTTCAACAACGTCATGGGGTGGATTGGccactccttcctcttgGTCCCTTACTTCAGCTGGAAGTTCAGCCACCATCGCCACCATCGCTTCACCGGCCACATGGAGAAGGACATGGCGTTTGTGCCTGCCACCGAGGCTGATCGCAACCAGAGGAAGCTGGCCAACTTGTACATGGACAAGGAGACGGCCGAGATGTTTGAGGATGTGCCCATTGTCCAGCTCGTCAAGCTCATCGCCCACCAGCTGGCCGGCTGGCAGATGTACCTCCTCTTCAACGTCTCCGCCGGTAAGGGCAGCAAGCAGTGGGAGACTGGCAAGGGCGGCATGGGCTGGTTGAGGGTTAGCCACTTTGAGCCTTCCTCTGCTGTGTTCCGCAACTCCGAGGCCATCTACATTGCCCTGTCCGATCTTGGTCTCATGATCATGGGCTATATCCTCTACCAGGCCGCGCAGGTTGTTGGCTGGCAGATGGTAGGTCTGCTGTACTTCCAGCAGTACTTCTGGGTTCACCATTGGTTGG TCGCCATCACTTACCTCCACCACACCCACGAGGAAGTCCACCACTTTGACGCCGACTCGTGGACCTTCGTCAAGGGCGCTCTCGCCACCGTCGACCGCGATTTTGGCTTCATTGGCAAGCACCTCTTCCACAACATTATCGACCACCACGTCGTCCACCACTTGTTCCC TCGCATCCCCTTCTACTACGCCGAAGAAGCCACCAACTCGATCCGCCCCATGCTCGGCCCCCTCTACCACCGCGACGACCGCTCCTTCATGGGCCAGCTGTGGTACAACTTCACCCACTGCAAGTGGGTCGTTCCGGACCCCCAGGTCCCCGGCGCGCTTATTTGGGCGCACACCGTTCAGAGCACCCAGTAA